In Tursiops truncatus isolate mTurTru1 chromosome 10, mTurTru1.mat.Y, whole genome shotgun sequence, the sequence AGCCCTCTTCTCTGTGTGGTCTAGGCTGGCCATCCAGGTGGAGGAGAACGAAATGCTGAAGGCTGCCCTAAGCAGTGCCCTCCGGGGAAAGGAGGAGGACTTCCGAATGTACCATGAGACCCTGGGCCAGGTGAAAGGGGTCTTCCTGCAGGCCCTGCGGCAGCAGAAGGCAGACAAGCGCTAGGATGGCGGCCCAGTGTCAGCCTGGCTGGACGGGGCAGCCTTAGGCCTTGAGAGGACGAGGCTCTATCTGAGGACTCCATCTGCTCCTGGAAGCCAACCTGGGGCAGCCAGCTGGGCCCCTTCTCCTAGAAGAGGCTCTCCAAGGGCAACAAGAGCCAACATCCCATGGCAGGAGGGCAAAGGAGAAGCCCTGGGCACGCTTAGCGATGGCAAGCGAGGAGGCCAGTAGCCTGTCGGCATCAGCAAGAGCTCTGGGATGAGAAGCCGGCTGTGAACGGACAGATGCAGTCCCTTGGGCAGGTGCTCACTGCCCTTGTCCTAGAGCCTAGCGGGGGACCCTGCATGCCCACAGGGCTCCACATGTGCAGGAGAGCCCAGAGGGCTCCAGGCTGGGAGCATCCCCTAGgccgcccagccccgccccgccccacctcccTCACCAGAGCATCCTCACACCCCACTCCTACCTCCATTGCTCTATCTGTGGGCATCCCCACCCTCTACAGACTTGGGGGCACCGTGCTCCTAGCCACCTTGTCGGCCCACCCCTTAGGGTCCTTCCTTAGGTGCAGACCCTCAGGcttgtaataataatgatgattttcATGATCACCACAGCTCCCAGTGAGTGGGCACCTACTGTGGAAACCCGATCCCATCTAGACCTCTAGTAACCCAGGGGGTTGTcaccctgttttacagatggagaaactgaggctcacagaaagACACGGAGCTAATATTTAACCCTGGCCTGCATGCCTGCAAAAGCCAGGGTCCTCCGGCAGATCCGAATACCCAGGGTGGGCGTGCCTAGCCAGTGCTGGGCAGCTCTGTCCCCCTGCCAGCTGCCCCAAGAGGCACCTCTTTTTGCTTCCAAAAGGCTGCAGCTGGTGGGTGCTGGtggcagagggcagaggtggggccgGCTTGGAGCTCTGGGCAGGGGCATTTTGAGGCAGTGGGTCCAGGCGAAGGCATAGTGTACCTGCCTCACCACAGCACAGGGGTGAACTGGGAGGGCTGCTGCAGGAGAGCCCCCAGGCCCCTCTGTGACTGCCGCAGTGTCACCCCTCTCAACTGCAGTTACTGCCATGGGGAGGGGTGGCTCCACGGAGGGTAGCCACACACCCCGACCCCAGACACCCTGGCCACACCTGGGCACACAGGGGCCCACACAAAGACACAGGTGCACACAAATACCTAGACTCAGAAGCATGAGTCATATGTGGACACACATGTTCCAGCAGACAGTGCTGACTCCACACTCACGGGCCCTGCCTAGCCATTTCCCTTCACGTGGGATCAGAGAAAACTTCCTTCACAGGGAAACTGAGCACCCTTTCATCCTCATGGCCTTCACTACACTTGCTGGGGGTCTCTAGACCTGTCACCCCATGCAGGGTTGGGGCTCCGAGTAGCGGGGCCAGCATGGAGTCACTCCTCAGCCCCATCCCCGAGGAAGGGCTCGAGCAGACAGGGTCCCAGAAGCCCCAGGTAGCTTCCCCCATGGAGGGGGTTCGCGGTACGTATGCCGCATATGTGAGTCACTGCACAAGTGACACAAGTGACCGGTCTTCACGAGCGGGAATGTgcgtccacacacacacacacacacacacacacacacacacacacacgtgtgtgcttAGAGCAGGTCTGCTCCATTCCCCCAGCAGAATCCCTCTTCAGGACTCACTGAGTTAAAAGGTGCCAAGTGCTAGTGCAgcggctggcacatagtaggcgctcaataaacGCCAGCCCACAGTATTACGTCTATTAGTTCCACAAATACTTGTTGAGCAATTACTCTGCCCTAGGCAAGGGGGTGCCAGGTGAGGCAGACTCAGTCCCCGAGCTCCTGGAAGCCCCAGATCAGCTGGGGAGACAGATTCCCAGGCCACCATCTACCGAGCCAGCTGGCCATCAAGCAGTCATCGAGTGCCAACTGCATACCAGCCTCTCCAGGCCTGTGAGGGGCCCGGAGGCGAATCTGACTTGCTGCTGCGGCCTTCAGGGAGCTGCCTGTCCAGTCAGAGAGGCGTGGGAAATAGAGCGCCGCGACGGGGCGGGATGGGTTGGGGGTATGCAGAGACAAAGCCGCATCTCAGAGCCTCCCACCTTTCCTGTTGGCTTCCGGGCTCAATGCCCAAGTCTGGGTGGGGTGAGGCTGTCCTTCCAATCTccctggggtgtgggtgggtaagggggtggggaggggaaggcccaGGAGAAGAAAGGGTTGTCAGAAGGACCAAGGGCTGGGGCCCTGAAGGTGGGCCAGGCACGGAGCGCGGCAACCTGGTCTGTCCAGGTTAGTGCCTGTGGTCCCTCCTGAGCAGCACCGCCTGTCCCTGCGGCCCCGAGGAGGACCTCCCAGCCCTCAGGCAGGTGGGCAGCAGGTGGGCTGGACCTGCCTTTCACAGATGGGAACGCTGAGGTCCCTACCCGGAGCCACAAGGTGGTGGGAACGGGAGACGGGTGCCTGGAGGGTGGACGAACAGCAAGCAGTGAGGCCGGGGGTGGAGACGCCTCACGTGAGGACTCTCCCTGGCCGCACGCCAGGCTGTGGGCCTGGGCGCTCAGGTTCCGACACTGACAGCTGAGACCCGGCTGAGCCATGGGTGTGGCTTGGCCACTGTCCCCTTGGGGGCCTTTGGGGCACCACAGCCCAATTGGACAAGGCTGCAGTCTGGCTCAGGCTGATTCAAGCCCCAAACACGTCCCCATGTCCCTGGGCCCTCCCCTGCTCTCAGGAGGCCAGGTCAGGGGGGCCTGCAGCAAGAGGACTCCTCTGGGCCCTCGCATCCGGTGGCCAGAACTAgcctccccatcccctcctccagcGAGCTCACGGCCACCCCACAAGGAAGTCTCTGCCCACGCACCCCCTCTCCTGCACACACACCGTATCTCCTATAGTCCCTGagccttacacacacacacacacacacacacacacgccataaacaacataccacacacacacactttccccgACTTTTTACTTTGAGCGAcaacaagaaacaaatgaaaaggactTTGAGACTTGAGAGAACTGGCCCCCTGCCCATCTTTCCCAGTAGCCCTTGCTGGTCTTAGCCCAGTCACTTCCTGCCCCTCGTTTTGTGGGCACCAGGTGccctcccctcaccacccctcACTCGGGGGAAGCTGGCCTCAGGCTGTCCAGCCCCAGGTCCAAGGGGCCTCCCTAGCCCTCTACCCGCCTGCCATCCCCACAAGCCAAGCTCCCTACAGACCCCACCGCACGCGGTGGCCCGGTGGACCCCTCCTCCTGCTGTGTGTGAGCGCTGCCCGTCTTGGCCTCTGGAGCGAGGGGTCTCAGCCTCTCTAACAGCCTCTCTTTATGAGCAGTTCAGTGAGCCAGGCCCTGGCCACGGAGTGAGCCATCGAATCCCCCCAGGAGCCCAGTGAGGTCAGGGCCGGCAGTGTGCCCATTTCCAGATGAGTATCTGAGGCGCAGAGAAGTGGGTTGCCAGCAAGGCGGAGCTCAGGCTCGAGTCAGCTGGCTGTACCTGTGCTCCTAACGGTGAAGCCAGACCACCCCGTCTGCCTCCCAGAGCCATTCTCCTGGAGCCTCACGAGGGCACCAGCTGCATGGCCGGCTCAGGCTGCTCTCAGCCAGCACCAGGTGTGGGTGAGCTGGGTTCTTGCCCCCGCAGGGCAATCAGCTCCAGAAGCTCCTGCGGCTGAGCCAGTGACTTAATCTAACCTCCTGTTCGTCAGTTTCCCCTTCTATCAACTGGGGAAAATGGTAACAACCACTTCCCTAGAGGTTGTGGTGACATTAAAAAGAGTTAATCCAGGTACAGCCTCAGAACTGTGATTAACTTGTTTCTCCTCTAACAACCACTGACTCTACCTCAGGACTCTACTCGGgtgccccacctcctccaggaagccctccttaaCGCCCACAGTCTGGCTCAGGCACACCCCCTCCCCGACGCTGGCCTCCTCTAGCACCCACGATCCATGACTGCAGCCCACACGCAGCCCCTCCAGTGCAGTAATCACCGTTCATGCTTCTCAGGGTCAGGGACCCGCCGTGCAGGCCTCCGTGTCACTCTGTGGGGAGTGTGTGCTGAGAGGAAGCTCGGCGCCTCCGGGTATTGTGGGAAGGGAGGGCACTCTCCCTCCCAGGCCTTGCTCAGGCCCTGGAAGTGCCCCTGCTGAGGGTCGGGGTAGGAGAACACTCCTTCCTCCTCCAGTCTCCGCTGAGCCTGTGACTGGGCTCAGAGGGTCAGCACGGGCTCCAGGACCTGTCTTGTGACTCATGATAGTCCCACAGCTCCTTCCACCCTCCAGACCCTGTCCCCCACGCACATGCATAAACAGGCCCTCACAGGCTCTGAGATCCTCATCCCAAAGGACCCCAGAGTAGCTGGATCCCTGGGTGGCACTGGCCTTGGGGAGGTCGTGAGGGACCCTGGCACACTGCCCACCATGGAGCTCCAAGGTCCTGCGTCCAACCATGCATCCGTCCAACCAGCTGGGCTCTGAGGCCACGGTGGGGTGGCCTTCAGGATACCCCCTCTGCGTCAGGTAGGCTGCGCTGACGCCTCAGctgccccttccccccactcccctcccccagaggaGTCCTGCTTGCTTAGGAACAGTGCTGTCCGCCTCCACCCTGCCGTGGAGAGGATGTCAGCCACTCCAAGGACCCACTCAAGTGACCCTGCTAGCTCCCCTCCACCTGGTCAGCTCCCTATGGGACAGGGCTGGGGTATGGGGCCCACATGTCTCTTGCCAGTTACAATTCCACTAGGCAAGTCAGTCCACCCCCAGGCACTGATGCCTGGCCAGCCAGGATTCTCTGCATGATGAAATGGACCAGGGCAGGGGGCTAGGTGGGTGTGCCATGGGACAGCCGTTGGGAATTCACATGTAAAGGTGTGCGCTGGAATTCATGGAGCTGCACGTGAAAGTGTGTGCATGGTATGAGCATGTGTCTGCATGGTGGGGGCGTAGCTCACAAGCCTAGAGAGGCCAGCGGGGGCCacctggaaggcttcctggaagaggagagtCCTGGCCAGCAGTGAGAAGGAGACACAGGCTGTACGGACCAGGGGAGGGAGGTCGAAGTGAGGTCCAGGTGTCCCTGTCTGAGCCTGTGCCAATGGCCACCCCTTCTGCCCCTCCCCAATCCTCCCTGCAGCTCCCTGTGGCCAGCAGCTCTGCAGCACTCAGCTCTGCTCCACTTCGCGCAGCTCCGCTCCAGAaaggccacctcctccctgccctcctcctcccccacccctcctgctgTCACCACTCACCGTTCACAGCCTCGAGGGCGTGGGGACCCCAGAGCTGGACACACCGCACCGGGGCCCCAGAGCCCAGCTGGTCGGACGGTCGCACGGTCGGACGCAGGACCCCAGAGCCCCGAGGTGGGCAGTGTGCCAGGGTCCCTCACAGCTTCCTCAAGGTCAGTGCCAGCCAGGGATGTAGCCACTACGGGGTCCTTGAGACCTGTAGAGCCCACCCCAGGCCCCTCATCGCAAACCTCAGGCCCCAAAGTGGGCTTTACTCCAGGTATACCTCAGGCGGGCAGGTCAGTGGGCAGGGGGCACTCCTCTGTCCACAGGCTGGCCCAGGTCTGGGGTCTATCAGGAGAGGTCCCAGGCTGGGGGCCAGCCCTGGCCTTGCTCACAGAGGCCTCACAGGGGACACCCGGCACCGGCCACGGGGAGCTAAAATTGGAAAGTGGAGAGTGGGAGGCAGCTGACAAAGCTATTTCGCAGGCTCTTCACCGTGCTCCGGTTTCAAGCTTCTGCTCCCTTAACCCGATCCTCAGGGCCTCCCTACCCCCACCCGGCCCGTGGGGAGGTGCGTCAGCCCTCAGGCCGGCGGTGTAGAAGTCAGGTCCGGCAGGCCGCTGGTAGGGGCAGGGGCAGCGGACGGTCTTCTCCGATCAGAGACTGCAGGGGGGCTCACTGAGAACACTCAATCCTGTCCCTGGtccgctgtgtgaccttgacaggtccctgcccctctctggtcCATGAGCCCTCCATCTGTGTAATGGGGAGAATGCCGACTGTGGTGGCCCAGGAGAGCCGGTTCCGGAATTGGTGAGGGAGATATAGAGGATCTGGGGCGGGAGAGAGGGCCATGCCAGCCACCTCGCTCGGCCCAGCCTGAAAGGATGGCCACGGGTCAGGCCGGAGCAGGATAGAGAGGGCACAGGTGCTAGCTTAGGTCCGAGGGATGACCCAGGAGGACTCCTGGGGATGAGCTAGGCCCTGGCAGGAGGGAGTGGCCAGGCTCACCCCGAGCCCAATGCTGGTCAGCACCTTGGGCAGCGGCCAGCACACTCCCCGGTGTCTGCCTGGCCCAGCCTAGCCCCACACCCCCTACCCCAGGGCACTTCCTCAAATAGCACAGCCTCCAGCTGGCATCCAGGGCCTGGATACACAGAGCACTGAGAGAGTGGGCAGGTGTGGCCACGGACACAGGCAGGAACCAGGGATGTGGCAGGCTGGGGCTCAGGGGCTGGTTGGCGTAATGGGGGTCAATGAGAAGCTATAGGCTAGACCTCCCTCCTCCCGTGGGGAGGTCACAGGAAGTAAAGGCAGCTCAGGAGGGTATGGAATCAGAGAAAGGGGCCCGGAGGAGGGGTGGATTTGTCAGGAGTTGAGAGAGACTTCCTGAGGGGAGTGGGAACCCTAGGGGCCAGAAATATGACTGAGGTGATGCAGAGGGAGTTTCTCCACAAGAAAGTCATCTGAGACCTTGGAGGAGCAGTTTGAGCAGAGGGTGGGGACCGGCCCACCTGAAAGGTATGGAGCAGTGAATGAAGGTGTAGAAGGCCGGCTGAGTGAAGACAATGCTTTCAAGAGCCTTCagcgggaagggggaggggccgaGAGTAGCGGCTAGGAGGGGGCACCAAATGGCAGGGGGCCTGGGAGGAGTGGGACATGGGCGGGGAGAATGGTGGCATGAGATGCCCAAGGGGCTGTCTCTCTTCAGAATGGGGACCGCTTCACCTCAGTGGGGACCATGAACTGGGCTAGGCAGGGCCGGGGGGCAGCGGTGCCCTCACCCAATCTGTCTCCCTCAGCCCCATCCAGGCTATGGGCGTCAAGACGGCCTTGCCCGCAGCAGAGCTGGGCCTGTACTCCCTGGTGCTGAGCGGGGCCCTAGGCTATGCTGGCCGGGGCCTCTTTGAGGCTTCACAAGGTAACAGCTGGGCCCCGGGACAGAGGGGTGGGACCGTTCTTCCGCTGGGGGTCTCAGGGCTCCACCCAGCAAGGCCAGAAACTTAGAGCTCCAGACTCAAGGGCAGTCCCTAGGCCTTGGGGCCAGGGGGTCGAGTCAGATGCAGCCACAGGGAGACTCAAATGCAGAAGCACTGACAGAGACCTGGGCAgagccagagaaagagagagagtgtgtcTCAGACACTCAGGGATACAGAGACCTGGCCCCAGACACACAGTGAGacccagagagaagcagaggcgGAGAGAGACCCAGGCCCTCTCCCGTCCCCCGAGGGTGGCATCAGCCTCGCTGTAGAGGCAGGTGTGGGTGTGAAGCGCCCTGAGACCAGACTCTGTTCTCAGGTGGGGCCCACAGGAAAGCCTTCCGGGAGTCTGTGCGACCTGGCTGGGAGTACATTGGCCGGAAGATGGTAGGTCCCCCACAGCGCAGGGTCCCTGACCGGGGTCTCTGATCCCTGGCCCATCTCTCCTGTCCCAAACCCTTCCCCGCTCTCCCCTGTTCCCAATGGTCCCACATAACAGAGGGCTGGCAATGGGGAAGGTCTCTGGCTTGAATTTTCAGCATCTTCAGTTTCTCCACGGGCCCCTCCTCTGTCCTCCTGGGGCCAGATCAAGCCTGCCTCAGACCCTGCTCATTTAGGAAACAAACCGAGACGGGCTTCCGCAGGGCCTCCAGCACCATCCTCCCCAGGAACAACGCAGTAATGGTGGAATGTCAGGCAATGTGCTGGACAGAGGGGGAGCTCGGAGCAGCAGGGCAGCCCACGTGGTGCCCCTCATTCCTCTCTACCTACCTTCCTGGTACTTCCCTCAGAGGGGAAGGCAGGGACCTCAGCCGTTGCTCTCCTCTAATGCACAAGAAGActctgggggcagggaaggggttgAGACGCTGAGCAGCCCAAGCGCCAGCCCACTCTGCCCCCACCCACCTTAACCTGCCTGGGCCTGCCCCAGGACGTGGCTGACTTCGAGTGGGTGATGTGGTTCACCTCCTTCCGCAACGCCATCTTCCTCGCTCTCTCCGGACACGTGCTGTTTGCGAAACTCTGCACTATGGTTGCCCCCCAGGTGAGCTGGACCTGAGCccccccctgcctccccctccccctcccccacaaggGTTGCGGGGAAGCCATTGGGCTCCCACCTCCGTTCACATGGAGAGGTAGACGAAGCCTCCTCCCTGTCCACAGCTCCGCTCCTGGATGTACGCTGTGTACGGGGCCCTGGCGGTGGTGGGCACGATGGGCCCGTGgtacctgctgctgctgcttggcCACTGCGTGGGCCTCTATGTTGTCTCACTCTTGCACCAGCCCTGGCTCTGTCTCGGCCTCGGCCTGGCCAGCCTCGCCTCTTTCAAGCTGGACCCCCTCATCTCCTGGCAGGTGTGTgctggggcggggcaggggtggagggtgcAGGGATAGGACCCCAGACCTCTCACCCCATCCAAAACGTTTGCCTCCTAAGTCTCCCCAAGCATTTCCTTCACTTTCCCACCCGTCTTCAAGCCTCTGACCATGGAGCGTGCCCTGCCCACAAGGTGGTCGCCTCCACCGCAGCAGAGACACGTCCAGCTccttccctgctctgccccaGCACTTATGAAATTGGCCCTCGGTGGCCAGCGTTGACGGGCGCTGGCAGAGAGGGTGACGGCAGGACCAGGCTGGGCCCCTGCAGGAGGCTGGGTGGGCTTCCCGGAGGCAAGGGGCCCCCTGGTGAGCTGGCGGCCTGTTCTCTCCCATCCAGAGCGGGTTTGTAACAGGGACTTTTGATCTTCAAGAGGTGCTGTTTCACGGGGGCAGTGGTTTCACGGTGCTGCGTTGTACCAGCTTTGCGCTGGAGAGCTGTGCCCACCCTGACCGCCGCTACTCCCTAGCTGACCTGCTCAAGTACAATTTCTACCTGCCCTTCTTCTTCTTCGGGCCCATTATGACCTTTGATCGCTTCCACGCTCAGGTGAGGGGACACCCTGTGGGCTCCCAAGACAGGACTGCGCCCCCCCCCCGGGCGGAAGTGAACGCCCCTCAGACCCCAGAGGGGCCCGTGTCTCCACTCTCAGCGTTGCCAGGATGAAGCCGCGTCTCCCCTCACCCTCGCATCCCCAGACAGCTAGCTCGTGACTCACCGCTCAGACAGGGCTCCTCGCGCAGGGCTTACCTCCCCCACTCAGACCCTAGCCGTCCCTCAGGTGAGCCAGGTGGAGCCGGTGCGGCGAGAGGGCGAGCTGTGGCGCATCCGGGCCCAGGCGGGCCTCAGCGTGGTAGCCATCGTGGCCGTGGACATCTTCTTCCACTTCTTCTACATCCTCACCATCCCCAATGACCTCAAGTTCGCCAGCCGCCTCCCGGACAGCGCCCTCGGTGGGTGCGCGCCGGGCCCAGAACAGGGATGGGGTCGGGGCCGCCACTTCAGAAGGACGGACCCTCTGCGCCCCAACGGCGGCGGAGTCACAGCTGGGGAAGCTGGCGCCCCGGGGGACAGCACCTATGGCAGGGTGGGGGAGCGGGGATTTAGCCTTTGAAACGCGTGGGACTTGGAGGTAGGTTTGCCCCGTGACGCCGGGCAGCGGTACCAGACAGAGGCCGCCCACCTCGCCGGGGCCTGGGGCTGATTTCCCCAGCCGGATAGGGTCTCCCTggggccagcccctccccccaggacGTGGGGGCGGGGCCTCCGTGGGGGCGGCCGGGGCGCAaggacacccccacccccaccccgagctGGGGAGAGAGTACCCGTAGGGGAGGGCGGGGCTCCATGCCTCCCCTGGATTTGGGAAGACCCGGGGCGGGATGGGGGACGGGAGGGGAAGGTCGGTGTGATGCCCCCCGGGCCGTGACGACCCCTTGTCCCCAGCTGGCCTAGCCTACTCAAACCTGGTGTACGACTGGGTGAAGGCGGCCGTCCTCTTCGGCGTCGTCAACACCGTGGCGCGCCTCGACCACTTGGACCCGCCCCGGCCTCCCAAGTGCATCACAGCGCTCTACGTCTTCTCCGAGACGTGAGTGCGAGGTCCAGGGACTCGCCTCCGGGATCCCCACCTCCCCTTCGCCTCTTGCCCCAAGCCCCGGAGCTCATCTCCTGGCTGATTCCCACCCGTATGCTCTCCTCCCACAGGCACTTTGACCGTGGCATCAACGACTGGCTTTGCAGGtgagttggggtggggtgggatgtcACAGCCATCCCCCAGGTGGCTGAGCAGGGCCGTGGCCAGGTGGGTCCACGTCTTCAAAGATCACCTCTGGGCCAGAGGAAGCAGGGACGGAGGGAGGAGGTCATGGCAGAGGTCGAAGTGAAAGACAGAGGTTTGGACTTGGGTGGGGCCCCTGGAGGTGAGAGAAATGGAGTGGAGACACACAGCAGGCAGCCTGGACAGCACCTGGCCGTGGATTGAGGGCATCAGAAGGGAGAGGGCGATGACTCCCAGGAAGTCGTGTGCCCGGAAGGACTCTGGTTGAAGGAGCTGGCAGAAGGGCCTGAAAGGAGCGGTCAGAGGAGCAGGAGAAAAGGCAGGACCGTGGGACACCCTGGAAGCTAAGGGAAGACCATCCTGGCATGGTAGGGGCAACTGGGTCAGATGCTGCTGGTGTCAAGGAAGCCAGAGACTGAGCGTGAGCGTGGGTGGCATGGAGGTTCTCAGCCTTTCCCCGGAGAGGCAGGGGCGGGGAGGAGTCGGGGCTGGGGACGTGGAGGACAGAGGAACCGCAGGGTAGTTCCCGTGTGGACAGCTCCTGGAAGAAGCCTGGTACTGAAGGGGGACACACAGAAGTGGCCGAAGGGAGAAGTGGGTGTTTTAAAGACGGGAAATAATGGGACATGCTTGGGTGCCGAGGGGAATTATTCAATAGAAAGGAGGGAGTTGGCAGCGCAGGATAGAGGGGTGATTGATGGAGTGAGCTCCCTGAGAAGGGGAGGAGGCGATGGAACCAGGCAGAGCTCTGGCTTCGGCCACCGAGGAGGAAGAAAGGCCAGTGTGGATGCAGAAGAATGGCAGGTGAGTGTGGAAAGGTGAGGGATTCCTCCTGAAAGCTTCGGTTTTCTCCATGAAGTAGGAGGCAAGGTCATCAGCTGAGAGACGCAGggttggggatggagggaggcacACAGATGctgcctctctcctcctgcctAGATCACCACACCCATTCACGCGTGCAGGAGAGATGAGGTGGAGTAGCCACGGCAGAGCCTGAGAGAAGATGCTGGCCAGAGAAACCGTGGCACTGACAGCTCAAGTGGGGTTGGCGGTAGTGGGTTTACAGATTCTAATATGTGAAGGTGTGGGGTTTTTCCCATCAGGGCTTCGCTTCCTGGGTGCAGGTGAGGAGAAAGTGGGTGATTGGGCTTTCCCAGATGGGTGAGAAGGAAGAAGTGAGGGAGAAGGGTTTTTAGGTTATTTGTAATGATGACTCATTGAATACAGTTAAGAAGGGTGGTAAAAATAGGAGGGGGTCACAAGATGAGGAAGGTGGGGGGGAGGTCAATGAGATTGAAGAAGTGGAGCTAGGGACTCAGGTCaggtggggggggcagggtgaAGGATGGGAATTAGGAAGGAATCAAACAAGTGGTGCAAAAGTTGGGGTGTGGCCATGGGAGTGGGTGACTGAGGTGGAGTGGAAAAGAAACCATTGGTGAAACGAGGAGGTCAAGGAACAGAGAGGCTGGTTATGCAATAGGTCTTCTATTgaatttatttaacagatatttattgagtatctactatgtgccaggcactgttctaggcactggggatacagcagtgaacatgaCAAAGGCTGTGAACTCATGGAACTTACAGCCTAGTGGAGAGAAACAGACCataaacaggttaaaaaaaaaagataattttagagAGTGGTAAGcgttatgaagaaaataaaagagtgtAATGGGGTAGAAGCTTCTTTAGTTGGGGTTTGGGTAGGCCTCTGTGAGATGAGCTGAGACTTGAGTGATAACGAAATTTGGAGaagggaattccaggcagagggaacaacaggTGCAAAGGTCTTGAGACAGGAGCCAGCTGTGTGTGTCTGAGTATCAGAAAGACCAGTAAGGGGACAGCATAGTGAATGAAGGGGAGAGTGGTGGGTGATAGGTCAGGGTGGGAGGCAGAAACCAGATGACGTGGGATCTTCTAGCCACAGGAAGGTGGTTGAGTTTATTCTAACTGTAATGAGGAGCTATCGCGGGAGGGTGCGATTGTGGAAGTGAGGTGAGCTGGGTTACACTGTTAAAAGATGCCTCTAGCTGCTGTGTGGACAACGGACAGTAGggggcagaggcagaagcagggagatgaCTTAAGAGGCTCTTGCAATGATCTGTGTGACAGGAGATGATCCCCTGGACTAGGGTGGTGTTAGTGGAGGTGATAAGCAGTGCTCAGGACCGAGTGGAGCCCGTATAGCATTTGCTGGTCTGGATGTGAGTGGAGAGGGGAATTGAGAATCCAAGATGGTACCAAGGCTTCTGGCCAGCAACTGAATGGATGGTGGTATCATTAGCTGAGATGGGAATGAAGTAGGTttgggcagggatgggggagttGGTCCTTCATGTGAGATGTCTGGTAACAGTTGGATATATGAGTCAGGAGAGAGACTAGAGAGACAGATTTGGGGCCTGTCAGCATAGAGACAGTATTCAGAGTCTGAATGAGATCGCTTGGAGAAATGAAGGCAGCTAGAGAAGACAGGAAGTTCAAGGCTGAGCCCTCCACATTTTGAAGTTGGGTAGAGGAGAGGCAGCCACCTGAGGCCCAGGGTGTTGAATGTGCCCAGGATGATAGCGTTGAGGAAGCTGCCCCCGTGGTGTATCCTTTGCCCATCTCCCACCTGCCTTTCCCCACACTCCCAGCGGCCCCTTTTCCCGCCTTGCCTGCAGGTACGTGTATGACCACGTCGGTGGGGAGCACTCTGAGGTGATCCCAGAGCTGGTGGCCACTGTGGCCACATTTGCCGTCACCACTCTGTGGCTCGGACCTTGTGATACTGTCTACTTGTGGTCATGCCTAAACTGCTTTGGCCTCAACTTTGAGCTCTGGGTACAGAAGCTGGCAGAGTGGGGGCCCCTGGCACGAATT encodes:
- the HHATL gene encoding protein-cysteine N-palmitoyltransferase HHAT-like protein isoform X1 produces the protein MGVKTALPAAELGLYSLVLSGALGYAGRGLFEASQGGAHRKAFRESVRPGWEYIGRKMDVADFEWVMWFTSFRNAIFLALSGHVLFAKLCTMVAPQLRSWMYAVYGALAVVGTMGPWYLLLLLGHCVGLYVVSLLHQPWLCLGLGLASLASFKLDPLISWQSGFVTGTFDLQEVLFHGGSGFTVLRCTSFALESCAHPDRRYSLADLLKYNFYLPFFFFGPIMTFDRFHAQVSQVEPVRREGELWRIRAQAGLSVVAIVAVDIFFHFFYILTIPNDLKFASRLPDSALAGLAYSNLVYDWVKAAVLFGVVNTVARLDHLDPPRPPKCITALYVFSETHFDRGINDWLCRYVYDHVGGEHSEVIPELVATVATFAVTTLWLGPCDTVYLWSCLNCFGLNFELWVQKLAEWGPLARIEQASLSEQMSRRVRAIFGAMNFWAIIMYNLVSLNSFEFTELVAKRLLLTGFPQTTLAVLFVTYCGVQLVKERERTLMLEEEQKQDKEKSE
- the HHATL gene encoding protein-cysteine N-palmitoyltransferase HHAT-like protein isoform X2, producing the protein MGVKTALPAAELGLYSLVLSGALGYAGRGLFEASQGGAHRKAFRESVRPGWEYIGRKMDVADFEWVMWFTSFRNAIFLALSGHVLFAKLCTMVAPQLRSWMYAVYGALAVVGTMGPWYLLLLLGHCVGLYVVSLLHQPWLCLGLGLASLASFKLDPLISWQSGFVTGTFDLQEVLFHGGSGFTVLRCTSFALESCAHPDRRYSLADLLKYNFYLPFFFFGPIMTFDRFHAQVSQVEPVRREGELWRIRAQAGLSVVAIVAVDIFFHFFYILTIPNDLKFASRLPDSALAGLAYSNLVYDWVKAAVLFGVVNTVARLDHLDPPRPPKCITALYVFSETHFDRGINDWLCRYVYDHVGGEHSEVIPELVATVATFAVTTLWLGPCDTVYLWSCLNCFGLNFELWVQKLAEWGPLARIEASLSEQMSRRVRAIFGAMNFWAIIMYNLVSLNSFEFTELVAKRLLLTGFPQTTLAVLFVTYCGVQLVKERERTLMLEEEQKQDKEKSE